The genomic DNA CAACGACCGCTTTGAGGACGAGGCCGCCTGGGTGCAACAGACCGCGGACGAACACGGCTGGCCGCACGCGATCGTCGCCTATGCCAATTTTGCCGTGGAGGACGTTCGCCCGCAGCTCGACCGCCTGAATCGCTACTCGCTGGTGCGCGGCGTGCGCATGCAGCTGCACTGGCACGAGAACCCGCTCTACCGCTTTGCAGCCCGCGCGGACCTCTGTGCCGATCCGATGATCCAACGCAACGTCGAGCGCCTCGCCGACTATGGCTGGAGTTTCGACCTTCAGGTCTTCACGCCGCAGATGCCGGACGCCGCGGCGCTCGCCGAAGCCTGCCCCGGGGTGACCTTCATCCTCCAGCACGCCGGGATGCTCGAAGACCTCTCGCCCGCGGGACGCGCGGCCTGGCGTGCCGGCATGGCCCGGCTCGCGGCCTGTCCCAACGTGGTCTCCAAGCTTTCCGGGCTCGGCACCTTCATCCATCGCAATGATCCCGCGCACATCGCCGCCGTGCTCGCAGACACCGTCGCGATCTTCGGCGCCGAGCGCTGCCTGTTCGGCTCCAACTTTCCGATCGAGAAATTGTGGACCAGCTATCGCGATCTCGTTGAGGCTTTTCGCGCCGCCGCCGCGCCGTTCAGCGCCGAGCAGCAGGACGCCATCTTCAGGACGACCGCAACGCGCGTCTACCGGCTTTGACAGACAAGAAACAGATCAGGGAGGGCAACGAATGGCGCTGGAGATCAAGATCCTGGACTACGGCGATATCGAGCTGGAATCGAGCTTTCTGGTGCTCGGCCGCGACTGCGGCCGCACCCGCCGCGTCCTCACCCTCGGCTTTTTGATCCTTGGCGGGAAATATCCCGTCGTGGTCGACACCGGCTACCGCTCCAACCAGATCATGGAGACGCTGGGCATGCGCGGGCTGCAGTACCACGAGAACATGATCGAGAACCAGCTCGCGCGCCACGGCGTGCGCATGGGCGACGTCCGCTTCGTCTGCCATACCCATCTGCACATCGACCATGCCGGCAAGGACGATCTGTTTCCGATGAACACGACCGTGGTGCTCAACCGCAAGGAGCTCGAATATTCGGTGTCCGGCCTGATGCATCCGCAATATCCGGCGCCCGACATCAAGCATTTGATCGATCGGCTGCACACCAAGAGCGCGCTGCGCTTCCTCGACCTCGAGATCACCGGCCCGATCGAGCTGATGCCCGGCGTCTATTGCGACGCCGCCAACGCGCATACGGAGGGCTCGATGAACGTCATCGTCGAGACCGCCGATGGCATCGCCACCATCTGCGGCGACGTGATCTACGACTTCAATGACCAGATCGTGACGCCGTTCAACGAGATCCACGATTGGGAGCCGCGCACGACGGGCAATCACGGCACCAGCAAGCGTGCGGAGAAGGCCTCGATCAAGAAGCTGCTGAGCAATTCGCGCTATCTGCTGCCGGTGCACGACCGTCCCGCCAAGATCGAAGGCGGCAACGTCGTCGGACGCCTGCACGACCAGGTCCCCGGCCCGATCGTGCAATCGCTGCCGGCACGCAACTGGTTCCCGGCGTAACGCGACTCGAGGATCGACCGATGACCCACGTCACCTTGCGAAGCGAATTCGAGGCGCTGATCGACCCCTATGCCCCGGTCGCGCAGGTCGGCACGGGTTTCGACTTCACGGAAGGGCCGATCTGGCATCCGGTCGATCACTATTTGCTATTTTCGGACATGCCCGGCGACGTGCGCCGGCGCTGGGATGCGCGGCGCGGCGTCGCCGAGGTCAAGCGCCCCTCGAACAAATGCAACGGCATGACCTACGATGCCGAGCTCAACCTCATCGTCTGCGAGCACGCGACATCATCGCTGATCCGCGAACGGCCGGACGGGCGGCGCGAAGTGCTGGCGTCGCATTTTGGGGGGCAGGAGCTGAACAGCCCGAACGACGTCTGCGTGCACTCGTCCGGCGCGATCTATTTCTCGGACCCCTGGTACGGCCGGATGCCGGTCTATGGTGTCGAGCGGCCGCGCCAGCTCGGCTTCCAGGGCGTCTATCGCGTCGTCCCCGGCAGCGAGCCGAAGCTCGTCGTCGAGCGAAACCTGTTCGACCAGCCGAACGGGCTGTGCTTCTCGCCCGACGAGAAGCTGCTCTATGTCAACGACACCGTGCAGGCGCTGATCCGCGTCTTCGACGTCAGTGCCGACGGCTCGCTCTCGAATGTCCGGGTGTTCGCAAGCGGCATCAAGTCCGAGCTGGAGCCGGGCCTGCCGGACGGCATGAAGTGCGACCAGCATGGCAATGTCTGGGTCACCGCGCCCGGAGGCGTCTGGGTCTATTCGCCGCGCGGCGAGCTGCTCGGCAAGGTGCGCGTGGCCGAGCTGGTCGCCAACCTCGCCTGGGGCGGGCCGGATTTCCGCACGCTGTACCTGACCTCGACCCATTCGGTCTATGCGATCCCGACCAAGGTCGGCCCGCGGCACGAGCCCTATATGAGCGGGCGGCGAAGCGGCGGCGGCGCGACCGCAAGCGCCGCGCCGCAGGCGCCCATCCTCGCCGACGGCGAGATGCGGCTCGATCCCCAGCGCTGCGCCATGATCATCCAGGACCTGCAGAACGACGTCATCATGGACGGAGGCGCCTTCGCCGAATCAGGCGCGCCCGGCCACGCCAAGCAGCAGCATGTCGTCGAGAATGTCCGCCGCCTTGCGGAGACGGCTCGCGCGCGAGGTGTCGCCATCATCCATGTCTGGTTCGTCGTCGAGCCAGGCGCGCCCGGCGTGACGCTGAATGCGCCGCTGTTCGAAGGGCTGGTCGACAGCAAGGCGATGGTGCGCGGAAGCTGGGGTGCTGCGCCCGTCTCCGGTCTCGAGCCGCGGCCCGGCGACTTCGTCGTCGAGAAGATGCGCATGAGCGCGTGGGAGGGCACGCGGCTGGAGACGATCCTGAAGGCCACCGGGCGCGACATGATCATCAACACCGGCGCCTGGACCAACATGTCGGTGGAGCACACCGCCCGCACCGGGGCCGACAAAGGCTACTTCATGATCGTGCCGGAGGATTGCTGCTCGACCATGAATGCGGACTGGCACGCCGCCTCGATCAACTTCGCCATGCAGAACGTCGCCATCGTCACCCGGGCGGATGCCGTCATCCGGGCGTTGGGATGATCCGTGGCCAAGCTCCTGCATCTGTCCTGCTCGCCCCGCGCCGACTCCATCTCGAGCGCCGGCGCGCGCGTCTTCCTTGACGGCTTCCGTCAGGCCCGGCCGGACTGGGACATCGATGTCGTCGACCTCTGGCGGGAGCGGATGCCGGAATTCGCAGGTCCCATCGTCGAGGCCAAATATGCACGGATGAACGGACAGGCCTTCAACGACGCGGAGCGTGACAGCTTTGCCGAGGCCGAGCGAATGGCGACCCGCTTCGCGCTCGCCGATCGCGTGCTGATCTCGACGCCGATGTGGAATTTCGGCATCCCCTACAAGCTCAAGCAATGGTTCGACATCGTAGTCCAGCCCGGGCTGACCTTTCGCTTCGACCCATCGCAGGGCTATCTCCCGTTGCTGAAGGACCGGCCGACGCTGGTGATTCTCGCCAGCGGCAGCGACTTCGCCACCGGCATGAATCGCGGCCGCATCGACATGGCAACGCCCTATTTGCGGGACATCCTGCGCTTCATCGGCATCGACAATGTCCGTTTCGTGGCGATCGGGCCAACCACCGGACCGCAGCAGCCGATCGAGGCTGCGCGGGACAGAGCGCACCGACGTCTGGCCGCAATGGCCACGAGCTTCTGATGCACCGGCATCGCTCTGTCCTCTTACGCCGCCGAGCCCTGAGCACCGCCTGATCGGGCTTGACGATAGAGGTGTCCTGGCTCGGCCCACAGGAACCCATTCGAGAACGGCACACCGGGATAGGCCGCCGCAAGGCGGCGATTGCCGCCATCGACATCGTCGCGGCCGTCGAGCACGTCGCGAAAGGTCCTGGCGATCTCGACCATGTCGCAATCCTGCGGCGACAGGCGCAACGAGCGAACGTTGCTCTCGCGCAGGAGGCCGGCCTCGCCCAGCAGATTGGCGCAGCTGTGAGACAGGGTCTGCACGCCGTTGACGGTGAGGAAATCCTGCTGCTCCAGCGTGTTCAGCAGCAGACCATCCGGATCCTTCTCGCAGACGAAGCGACAATTGTCCTTGGCGAGCTTGTGGAGGCGCGCGTGATAGCAGCGCGCGGAGATGGCGAGCGGCACCCTGCCGAACGCGAACACCTCCGTCGTGACATCAGGGACGGCCTTCGCGATCGCCGCGATCGAAGCCAGCGGCAATTCCGGCGGCAGGCAGATGCGCCTGGCCCCGTGCGCGGCGTGAAAGGCCGCGCTGGCTTCGTTGTAGATGTTGACGAAGGGCCCGATGGCGTGCGCCCGGCCCGCCAGCGCCCTGAGACAGGTCAGATCATTCACCTCGACCAGTGCGCCTTCGGCCGAAGCGAGCTCTTCGGTCTGGCGGCGCTCGCGCCGCAGCGAGACCAGGATCAGCGAGCCGAGCAGCACCTCTTTGCCAGCGCTTTGCAGCCGTTCGACCACGGCCGGGATGTGGTCTGCAAAGAACGGCGATCGCTTCGAGCAGACGATCTCGCCGACTGAGACGACATCGACAGGCGCTTCGTCGGCGATACGGAAATAGAAGTCGCGCCAGCGTTCAGGCGCCCAATTGTACAGAACTGGACCGAGGCTGAGTTGCATCTTCCGGACCTCACATAGTCGAAACGATTAGCGCCAGGTCTTGCGATAGGCGCCGAGCGTGGAGGCCTGCCCTTCGGTGAACGGCTTCAGGCTTGCGATGTCGGCCTCGCTCCCGCTTTCCAGCGCCGCGAGCGCGTGACGGAAATGGCGCACCACGCTTTCGACATAGGCGCGGCCGCGCTGACGGCCCTCGATCTTGAGCGCGGTGACGCCGGCATCGCGCAAACCCCGAAGCAAGGTCGTGGCGTCCAGGCTGACGGGATCCTCAAAGATGTAACCGGCGCCCTGCGCGGTCGAGAAGCGGCCCTTGCACAGCGTCGGATAGCCCGCGGGCTCGCTCACGGCGAACCGGTTGATGGTGAAGCCGCCCAAGCTCGACTTCGTCCCGTCCGCAGTCTGTTCGTAGGTCACATGGCTCGGCGGCGAGCAGACGCCCTGCATGTTCGGCGACTTTCCGGTCGCATAGGACGACAGCGAGCAGCGCCCCTCCGCCATCACGCAGAGCCCGCCGAACACGAAGACCTCGGTCTCGCAGGCAGACTCGCGGGTGATCTCGGCAATCTCGGGCACGCTCAGGACACGCGGCAGCACGACGCGCCGCGCCCCGAAATTTTCGGCGTAGAAGGCGATGGCATCCGGGTTCGCGGCGGCGGCCTGAACCGAGACGTGCAGACGCTGGTTCGGATGGCGACGCGCGGTGTAATCCATCAAGCCGATGTCGGCGAGGATCAGCGCGTCGGCTCCGGCGCTCACCGCATCGTCCACCGCGCGATGCCAGATGTCGACGGCGGAAGCGCGCGGGAAGGTGTTGATGGCCACCAGGACCCGCGCGCCGCGACCATGCGCCAGCGCGATGCTCTTGCGCATCTCGTCGCGGCTGAAATTCAATCCCGGAAAGTTGCGCGCATTCGTCTCGTCGGCGAAGCCGCAATAGATCGCGTCGGCGCCGGCATCGATGGCGCTCTTCAGCGCGGCCGGCGTTCCGGCGGGACAGATCAGTTCCATCATCTCGATGTCTCGCCTTGGCCGGATGAGCCGATCACGCGGCCACGGGCGGTCGCGAAAGCGCGCCTCGCCGGCGCGCCCAGCGGACCAAACAACGAGGACACTTCCGTAGCGAGATCGAGCTGGGCGTCGTCGATCGCATTGCGCAACGCCAGCACCGCCTCGACATCGCCCTCGACGACGAGCTCGCGCGAGAACATCAGGGCATCGCCATCGACCTTGCCTTCGAGCAAGGCCAGGAGATTGGCGAGCGAGGCGGAGATCCGCGCGTTCAGGCCTTTCGGCAGCTCGCGCACGACGGACAGGCGCGGCGGCCTCGCCTCGACCACGAAGGCAAAGGGCAGATCGATCGGCTTGATCCCGAACCGCGCGCGCGCGTGATCGCCGAGCCGGTCGAACATTGCAGGATTGCGCCGGTGGATCCGCTGCAGGACGCCGCCGAGAACGAGCTGCAACGGCAGCAGAGGTAGCGGGCGCATGGCAATTGCGACGAGCGGCGGAATCGTCGGCAATTGGCCGGGCGATGCGGCGGACGGATCATTCATGGCCCCACATCTGGACGGATTGCACGCCGCTGTATTTGAGCGGGAACAATGAAGACCGAAAACAACACGGCTAGCTGTGATTTTTTGGGAGCTTGTCCAGTTGCAACGTGATGTGCCGCGCTTTCGCGACTTGTCCGACTTCCTGCGCTTCATCGAAAGCCGGGGGCAGTTGCGACGCATTCGCGAGAAGGTCTCCGTCGTCCACGAGATCACGGAAATCCACCGGCGTGTGCTTGGGGCACACGGACCGGCATTATTGTTCGAGCAGCCGGTCAGGGCCGATGGCCGCCCCTCGGAGATGCCGCTCCTCACCAATCTGTTCGGGACGGTCGAGCGGATCGCATGGGGCATGGGAATCGCGCCCGACCGTCTCGAAGAGCTTGGCGCGCTGATGGCCGAGCTCCGCACCCCGCGGCCGCCGAACAGCATCAGGGATGTCTTCGACAAGCTTCCGCTCGCCCGCGCCGCGCTGGCGACGCGTCCGCGCACGCGCGCAGGCGCGCCGGTGCAGGATTGCGTCACGATGGGGCCCGACATCGATCTCGCGCGATTGCCGGTCCAGATCTGCTGGCCCGGCGAGCCGGCGCCGCTGATCACCTGGCCGCTCGTGATCACCGTGCCGCCGGAATCCGCGACGGCCGACCAGGAGGAGAATGTCGGCGTCTACCGCATGCAGGTGCTCGGCCGCGACCGCGCCATCATCCGCTGGCTCGCGCATCGCGGCGGCGCCCGGCATCACCAGCAATGGAAGGCGATCGGGCGCGACATGCCGGTCGCGATCGTCATCGGAGCCGATCCCGCCACCATCCTGGCGGCGGTGCTGCCGCTTCCCGAGACGATGTCGGAGCTGCGCTTCGCCGGCATCTTGCGTGGCGAGCGGCCCGACCTCGCGCCATGCCTCACCGTCCCGCTCGCGATCCCGGCCGAAGCCGAGATCGTCATCGAGGGCTTCGTCTCCGCGACCGAAACCGCGCCCGAGGGTCCGTATGGCGATCACACCGGGTACTATAATTCCGTCGAGGAATTCCCTGTGATGCGCGTGACGGCGATCACCACCCGTCGGCAGCCCGTCTACCTCTCGACCTTCACGGGCCGGCCGCCGGACGAGCCGTCACGGATCGGCGAGGCGCTCAATCGCCTGTTCGTTCCGCTGATCCGTCAGCAATTCCCTGAGGTGACCGATTGCTGGCTGCCGCCGGAGGCCTGCTCCTACCGGATCGCGGTCGCGGCGATCAAGAAGCGCTATCCCGGACAAGCGCGGCGGCTGATGCTGGGCCTGTGGTCGATGCTGCCGCAGTTCAGCTACACAAAGCTCCTGATCGTGGTCGACGACGATATCGACGTCCGCGATTGGCAGGCCGTAATGTGGGCCGTCTCGACGCGCAGCGATGCCTCGCGCGACCTCGTGACCCTCACCGACACGCCGATCGACTATCTCGACTTTGCCTCGCCGAAATCGGGGCTCGGCGGCAAGCTCGGCATCGACGCCACCACCAAGATCCCACCGGAGACGGATCGCGAATGGGGCGTTCCGCTGGCCATGGATCCTACCGTGGTCGCGCGCGTCGATGCGATGTGGGCTACACTCGGCCTGTCCACCACGGCGCGCGCCCCGGCCCTCTCATGAGCGTGCGGCAAGGCATCATCGTCGGCATCAGCGGCGCCTCGGGCGCCGCGATCGGCATGCGCATCGTCGAATTGCTGGCCGACAATCCGGATTATGCGGTGCATCTCGTGGTCTCGCCCGCGGCCGAGCGAACCTTGAACGAAGAAGTGGGCAGCGATGCGCTGGCGCGGCTGCGCGCGCTCGCCTTCCGCGACCATTCTCATTCGGACATCGGCGCCGCGATCGCCAGCGGCTCTTATCCAATCGCGGGCATGATCGTGGCGCCGTGCTCGATCCGTACGCTCTCGGCGATCGCCTGGGGGCAGCTCGACAACCTCCTGACCCGCGCGGCCGACGTGCAGCTCAAGGAACGGCGCCGGCTGGTGTTGCTGGTCCGCGAGAGCCCGCTGCATCTCGGCCATTTGCGCAGCATGCTGCAGGCGACCGAGATCGGCGCGATCATTGCCCCGCCGATGCCGGCCTTCTATCTAAAACCACAGTCGCTGGACGAGGTGATCGACCAGATCGCCGCACGGGCGATCAACCTGCTCGACCTCGCGAAGCTGCGCGCACCCGCAAAGATCTGGTCCGGCCCCGGCTCCAAAGGCGAGTAGCCGGCGCAGTCGCCTCGCCAGCTCAATTCACCTCGGCAAAGCCGAGCGACGACCTGACGCCCGGCGAGATCATCGAGGGTTGCCAGGGCGGCTCGAACGTCATGGTGACATCGACCGAGTCCACACCCGGAACGAGGCGTGCGCTGCTCGCGACCCCGTCCTTGAGAAAGGACGCGGCGGGACAGCCGCGTGTCGTCGCCGTCATGGTGATGTGCGCGGCGCCGTCGTCGACCTGGACATCATAGATGAAGCCGAGGTCGACGATGTTGTGCCCGAGCTCCGGATCGATCACGACCTTCAGCGCCTGCTTTATCCTGGCGACGAGATCCTCATCATTGAAGGTCATGCCTGCACCCTCACCGTCAGTTGATAGAAATCCTTTTGCGGCGTGAAGCCGCCGCGCCATTGATGGCCGCGCTTCTCCAGCTCCCGAAACAGGAAGACCGGTTCGCGACTGAGCAGGGCGTGGAGCGTCTGGCCCGGCGCGAGTTGCTCCAGGGCAGCCAGAATGCGCACCATCGGCTCCGGCGGATCGAGGTCGCGGTTGTCGAGATGAACCGCCGGCTCCGGCCAATCGTCGTCGCTCGCGGCAGCGGAGGCCGGTTCAGCGATTCCGACCGAGCCATCGTCCGGCATGAAGCGGATCTCCCATTCGCCGCCTTCCAGCTCGGCCTCGCGATGAGCAAAGCCCTTGCTCGCCATGACGTCGAACAGAGGAACCGGCTTGAAGGGAGCATAGAGCCGCAGCCCCTCTCCGGGTTCGAGCCGTTCGAGCGCGGCCATGATGATCGAGAATGGCTCGCCGCCTGCGCGCAAGATCGGCCGGACATCGACGTCGACGAATGCGGTCATGGCAATCTCCTTTCAGTTCCGTGAGACCAGAAGATGAGGCATGGCGGCTCCCGTCGGCAGGCGCAGCGGCTCCGCCACGTCCGCAAGCCGCCGGGCCCTGATGAACTCCTCGCTCAGGCCGAGCGTCGCAAGCATCACCACCGCGACGGCGATGCGGAAGCCGAGTGCCGTGTCGAACAG from Bradyrhizobium sp. CCBAU 53351 includes the following:
- a CDS encoding amidohydrolase, with the protein product MTDIVDGHHHIWRQADLPWLIGPMQPRIFGPYEPIRRDYPIAEYLDDLKGTGVTRSVYVQTNWANDRFEDEAAWVQQTADEHGWPHAIVAYANFAVEDVRPQLDRLNRYSLVRGVRMQLHWHENPLYRFAARADLCADPMIQRNVERLADYGWSFDLQVFTPQMPDAAALAEACPGVTFILQHAGMLEDLSPAGRAAWRAGMARLAACPNVVSKLSGLGTFIHRNDPAHIAAVLADTVAIFGAERCLFGSNFPIEKLWTSYRDLVEAFRAAAAPFSAEQQDAIFRTTATRVYRL
- a CDS encoding N-acyl homoserine lactonase family protein; the protein is MALEIKILDYGDIELESSFLVLGRDCGRTRRVLTLGFLILGGKYPVVVDTGYRSNQIMETLGMRGLQYHENMIENQLARHGVRMGDVRFVCHTHLHIDHAGKDDLFPMNTTVVLNRKELEYSVSGLMHPQYPAPDIKHLIDRLHTKSALRFLDLEITGPIELMPGVYCDAANAHTEGSMNVIVETADGIATICGDVIYDFNDQIVTPFNEIHDWEPRTTGNHGTSKRAEKASIKKLLSNSRYLLPVHDRPAKIEGGNVVGRLHDQVPGPIVQSLPARNWFPA
- a CDS encoding isochorismatase family protein — protein: MTHVTLRSEFEALIDPYAPVAQVGTGFDFTEGPIWHPVDHYLLFSDMPGDVRRRWDARRGVAEVKRPSNKCNGMTYDAELNLIVCEHATSSLIRERPDGRREVLASHFGGQELNSPNDVCVHSSGAIYFSDPWYGRMPVYGVERPRQLGFQGVYRVVPGSEPKLVVERNLFDQPNGLCFSPDEKLLYVNDTVQALIRVFDVSADGSLSNVRVFASGIKSELEPGLPDGMKCDQHGNVWVTAPGGVWVYSPRGELLGKVRVAELVANLAWGGPDFRTLYLTSTHSVYAIPTKVGPRHEPYMSGRRSGGGATASAAPQAPILADGEMRLDPQRCAMIIQDLQNDVIMDGGAFAESGAPGHAKQQHVVENVRRLAETARARGVAIIHVWFVVEPGAPGVTLNAPLFEGLVDSKAMVRGSWGAAPVSGLEPRPGDFVVEKMRMSAWEGTRLETILKATGRDMIINTGAWTNMSVEHTARTGADKGYFMIVPEDCCSTMNADWHAASINFAMQNVAIVTRADAVIRALG
- a CDS encoding FMN-dependent NADH-azoreductase, yielding MAKLLHLSCSPRADSISSAGARVFLDGFRQARPDWDIDVVDLWRERMPEFAGPIVEAKYARMNGQAFNDAERDSFAEAERMATRFALADRVLISTPMWNFGIPYKLKQWFDIVVQPGLTFRFDPSQGYLPLLKDRPTLVILASGSDFATGMNRGRIDMATPYLRDILRFIGIDNVRFVAIGPTTGPQQPIEAARDRAHRRLAAMATSF
- a CDS encoding U32 family peptidase: MQLSLGPVLYNWAPERWRDFYFRIADEAPVDVVSVGEIVCSKRSPFFADHIPAVVERLQSAGKEVLLGSLILVSLRRERRQTEELASAEGALVEVNDLTCLRALAGRAHAIGPFVNIYNEASAAFHAAHGARRICLPPELPLASIAAIAKAVPDVTTEVFAFGRVPLAISARCYHARLHKLAKDNCRFVCEKDPDGLLLNTLEQQDFLTVNGVQTLSHSCANLLGEAGLLRESNVRSLRLSPQDCDMVEIARTFRDVLDGRDDVDGGNRRLAAAYPGVPFSNGFLWAEPGHLYRQARSGGAQGSAA
- a CDS encoding peptidase U32 family protein, which gives rise to MELICPAGTPAALKSAIDAGADAIYCGFADETNARNFPGLNFSRDEMRKSIALAHGRGARVLVAINTFPRASAVDIWHRAVDDAVSAGADALILADIGLMDYTARRHPNQRLHVSVQAAAANPDAIAFYAENFGARRVVLPRVLSVPEIAEITRESACETEVFVFGGLCVMAEGRCSLSSYATGKSPNMQGVCSPPSHVTYEQTADGTKSSLGGFTINRFAVSEPAGYPTLCKGRFSTAQGAGYIFEDPVSLDATTLLRGLRDAGVTALKIEGRQRGRAYVESVVRHFRHALAALESGSEADIASLKPFTEGQASTLGAYRKTWR
- a CDS encoding SCP2 domain-containing protein, with product MNDPSAASPGQLPTIPPLVAIAMRPLPLLPLQLVLGGVLQRIHRRNPAMFDRLGDHARARFGIKPIDLPFAFVVEARPPRLSVVRELPKGLNARISASLANLLALLEGKVDGDALMFSRELVVEGDVEAVLALRNAIDDAQLDLATEVSSLFGPLGAPARRAFATARGRVIGSSGQGETSR
- a CDS encoding UbiD family decarboxylase gives rise to the protein MQRDVPRFRDLSDFLRFIESRGQLRRIREKVSVVHEITEIHRRVLGAHGPALLFEQPVRADGRPSEMPLLTNLFGTVERIAWGMGIAPDRLEELGALMAELRTPRPPNSIRDVFDKLPLARAALATRPRTRAGAPVQDCVTMGPDIDLARLPVQICWPGEPAPLITWPLVITVPPESATADQEENVGVYRMQVLGRDRAIIRWLAHRGGARHHQQWKAIGRDMPVAIVIGADPATILAAVLPLPETMSELRFAGILRGERPDLAPCLTVPLAIPAEAEIVIEGFVSATETAPEGPYGDHTGYYNSVEEFPVMRVTAITTRRQPVYLSTFTGRPPDEPSRIGEALNRLFVPLIRQQFPEVTDCWLPPEACSYRIAVAAIKKRYPGQARRLMLGLWSMLPQFSYTKLLIVVDDDIDVRDWQAVMWAVSTRSDASRDLVTLTDTPIDYLDFASPKSGLGGKLGIDATTKIPPETDREWGVPLAMDPTVVARVDAMWATLGLSTTARAPALS
- a CDS encoding UbiX family flavin prenyltransferase, with amino-acid sequence MSVRQGIIVGISGASGAAIGMRIVELLADNPDYAVHLVVSPAAERTLNEEVGSDALARLRALAFRDHSHSDIGAAIASGSYPIAGMIVAPCSIRTLSAIAWGQLDNLLTRAADVQLKERRRLVLLVRESPLHLGHLRSMLQATEIGAIIAPPMPAFYLKPQSLDEVIDQIAARAINLLDLAKLRAPAKIWSGPGSKGE
- a CDS encoding metal-sulfur cluster assembly factor, giving the protein MTFNDEDLVARIKQALKVVIDPELGHNIVDLGFIYDVQVDDGAAHITMTATTRGCPAASFLKDGVASSARLVPGVDSVDVTMTFEPPWQPSMISPGVRSSLGFAEVN
- a CDS encoding DUF2249 domain-containing protein, which gives rise to MTAFVDVDVRPILRAGGEPFSIIMAALERLEPGEGLRLYAPFKPVPLFDVMASKGFAHREAELEGGEWEIRFMPDDGSVGIAEPASAAASDDDWPEPAVHLDNRDLDPPEPMVRILAALEQLAPGQTLHALLSREPVFLFRELEKRGHQWRGGFTPQKDFYQLTVRVQA